From one Lolium rigidum isolate FL_2022 chromosome 4, APGP_CSIRO_Lrig_0.1, whole genome shotgun sequence genomic stretch:
- the LOC124648617 gene encoding uncharacterized protein LOC124648617 produces MESGCRCGSIDPVVDFAEQPQYKQGRGYRPQDCASSPSSGSQDGAYSSSSGASLLPAVLQLCERSSVSAPRKGEVPAEHFPVSSEFLHVFVSFVANSFQFHVLQSVRGFRLTRIARTATASVNAKGFWRLAAVRRAPFWFVVSDVEKDGMSMMGDEIDYMKEPLQRKMQEQPHDADTAVVLLSLFLESNLNEMKLGEGDTQVEMYCAAKSYIFEVSMGILQVFLNFRL; encoded by the exons ATGGAGTCTGGATGTCGCTGCGGCTCCATTGACCCTGTGGTCGACTTCGCCGAACAGCCACAGTACAAACAGGGTCGCGGCTACCGTCCCCAAGATTGTGCATCCAGCCCCAGTTCCGGTTCCCAGGATGGCGCATACAGCTCCAGTTCCGGAGCTTCACTGCTGCCGGCAG TTCTTCAGTTGTGTGAACGTTCCTCAGTTTCGGCTCCAAGAAAAGGAGAAG TACCAGCAGAGCACTTCCCCGTAAGTTCAGAGTTCCTCCATGTTTTTGTTTCGTTCGTCGCCAACAG TTTTCAATTCCATGTCTTGCAGTCCGTAAGAGGATTTAGACTTACCAGAATTGCAAGAACTGCAACAGCGAGCGTAAATGCCAAAG GTTTTTGGCGCTTGGCGGCGGTGAGGCGTGCCCCCTTCTGGTTCGTCGTTTCCGACGTCGAG AAGGACGGGATGTCAATGATGGGAGACGAGATTGACTACATGAAGGAGCCACTGCAGCGGAAGATGCAGGAGCAGCCACACGATGCTGACACGGCGGTGGTGTTGTTGAGCCTCTTCCTGGAATCAAACCTAAACGAGATGAAGCTAGGAGAGGGCGACACCCAGGTGGAGATGTACTGTGCCGCCAAATCATACATTTTTGAGGTTTCTATGGGGATCCTTCAGGTGTTCCTCAACTTTCGTCTTTAG